The Elusimicrobiota bacterium sequence CACCGAATCTGCGCGGGCCACCCGGGCCCCTGCCGCGTTTGTTTTGAGCTGACCACCCCGACCCACGGCCTCTTCCGCCTTTCCACCGAGAATACGGTGGCCCCCTCGGACGGCCTTCTGAACGAACTTCAAAACGTGGTCGGCCGTGATCAGGTGGAACTGCAAGCGTAAAGCGGTTTCTTGTGGTATAATCGCTTTAGGCGGCCTTCGGGCGCGCCTTTTTTATTGGGGAGGTTTCTCTTGAAGAAATATCGTGTGGCCGTGGTGGGCGCCGGCGCCGTCGGCGTTGAGATGATTCGGGTGCTGAAAAATAGGAATTTTCCTTTGGAGGAACTGCGCGTGCTGGCGCGGACATCGCGCCCGATGACAGTGGACGGATCCGTTTTCCAGGTCCGGGAAACCACCCCGGACGCCTTCAACGGCATCGACATCGCGCTCTTCGCGGGAACGGAAGGGGAAAAGGGGGCGGCGGTGACCTTTGGCAAAGAGGCCATCGCCCGGGGCGCCGTGGTGATCGATAACGGGGCGGACTTCCGCATGGACCCGAGCGTGCCTCTCGTGGTCCCCGAAGTCAATGCCGAGGCTTTGAAGTCCCACCAGGGGACCATCGCCAATCCCAACTGCACCACCGCCGTCCTTTTGATGGGTCTGGCCCCTTTGCACCGGGCCTTTGGCGTAAAGCGCGTGGTCGTCTCCACCTACCAGGCCGTTTCGGGGGCGGGGGGGAAAGCCATCGAGGCGTTGCGGGACCAGGCCAAGAAGGTTCTCGCCGGAGAGCCGATCACGGACTTGGGGGGGTTTCCCAATCAAATCGCTTTTAATCTCCTGGCCAACAACTGGAAGATCGAAGAACAGGGTTATTCGAACGAGGAATGGAAGGTCGTTAAAGAGACGCACAAAATGCTGGACCCGAACATTCAGGTTTCCGTGACCACGGTGCGCGTTCCGACCACGGTGGGCCACGGGGAATCCGTCTGGATCGAGACGGAAAAACCCATCACGGCCGCCTCCGCTCGGGAGGTGTTGTCCCGCGCTCCGGGCCTTCGAGTGGTGGATGAGGTTTCACCCCTGGACGGCGTGACCTGTCCCATGCCCATCGCGGCCGCGGGCCGGGAGGAAACTCTCGTGGGCCGGATTCGGTCGGATCTTTTCAACGGCCACGCGCTGTGTTTTTGGATCGTTGGGGACAATCTTTGGAAAGGCGCCGCGTTGAACGCGGTCCAGATCGCGGAAACGCTCATCGCCAAGGGATGGCTTAAACCTTCCTCGGCGCGTTATTGATGCCTGTGAAAATAACACCCTATTTGGGAGGCCCGGATTCGCGGCGAGTTCGAGGCGTGAGGAGGGCGCGATGCGGGCCATCGTAACCGACGAACAACGAAGAAATCGCCCGAAGGGGGGCCTCCCCGAAGGGCCGGGGCGCTTTCGGAGCGGCGACCGCGTCGCTCGGCGGTCACATACTCCCGGTATGCTCCCTTCTCGCTCCTTGCCGGCGCCCCAAAATCGCCCCGGCCAAATAGGGCGTTATTTACACAGGCATCAATAGATGCGAGTTCTCCTGCTCGGCGCCCAGGGGCAGTTGGGCGCCGAGCTTGTTCATACGAACCCCGGCCACACCCTCCTCCTTCACACCCGTCTCGACGCCGACCTGACCGACGCCGCCGCTTTAGAGCGGTTCGTCCGCGGGGCCGCGCCCGAGATCGTTTTGAACACCGCCGCTTTTAACCGGACCGAACTTTGCGAGAAAGATCCGGTTCCCGCTTTCGCCGTCAACACGCTCGCCCCCCGGGCCCTGGCCTCCCTGTGCGCCGGCCTGGGCGCCCGGCTGGTTCATTTCTCCACCGACTTTGTTTTTGACGGGAAAAAGGGCGCCCCCTACGTGGAGACGGACCCGCCCAACCCGATGACCGTCTACGCCCTGTCTAAATACGGGGGGGAACGGTTTGTCCTGGCGGCGTCAGAGACTAATATGGTGTGTCGCACGGCGGGGTTGTACGGGGTGACGGGATCCCGCTCTAAAGGAGGGAA is a genomic window containing:
- a CDS encoding aspartate-semialdehyde dehydrogenase is translated as MKKYRVAVVGAGAVGVEMIRVLKNRNFPLEELRVLARTSRPMTVDGSVFQVRETTPDAFNGIDIALFAGTEGEKGAAVTFGKEAIARGAVVIDNGADFRMDPSVPLVVPEVNAEALKSHQGTIANPNCTTAVLLMGLAPLHRAFGVKRVVVSTYQAVSGAGGKAIEALRDQAKKVLAGEPITDLGGFPNQIAFNLLANNWKIEEQGYSNEEWKVVKETHKMLDPNIQVSVTTVRVPTTVGHGESVWIETEKPITAASAREVLSRAPGLRVVDEVSPLDGVTCPMPIAAAGREETLVGRIRSDLFNGHALCFWIVGDNLWKGAALNAVQIAETLIAKGWLKPSSARY
- the rfbD gene encoding dTDP-4-dehydrorhamnose reductase, with product MRVLLLGAQGQLGAELVHTNPGHTLLLHTRLDADLTDAAALERFVRGAAPEIVLNTAAFNRTELCEKDPVPAFAVNTLAPRALASLCAGLGARLVHFSTDFVFDGKKGAPYVETDPPNPMTVYALSKYGGERFVLAASETNMVCRTAGLYGVTGSRSKGGNFVQTVLSRARNGETLRVVDDIVMSPTYARDLAEKVWELLDRKVPGGTYHLTNGGGCTWFQFAQAVLETAGLSAPLAPISSAQWSGSMRRSPDTRLVSERLLALGIRPLRPWREALAAYFAQNPLRPA